Below is a window of Salvelinus alpinus chromosome 5, SLU_Salpinus.1, whole genome shotgun sequence DNA.
TACTCCATTAAGAATAAAATTTAAACTAGGCTGTGGCTTTGGATTTTAATGACTATTCAACATTGACTTACCAAATAATGGATACACAGCTATGTTTAAGCATACACTCAAAATGCATCTAGACAATATTTAAGATGGTTCAAAACTTTTATTTGTACAAATTTAAATATTTACATGTACTTAAAAGCAGCAGTCTAAAAAGGCTCTCACGATAGATTCTTAGACAAAAAACTAGTTAAAAAATAAAGTGCAGCAGATTAAGAATCAGTCCGTAATCACATGACATCAGGGTTTATGTTCTGGGAGCAGAGCAGCAGCcatgtcatttacaactgcagaCTTCAGCTGAGGGATGAGGCTGATCCTCATTAGCCTGCTGCTTGCATACTTATTCTTGACAGCCTGGAACACAAGTTAGTCAATGGTTATGGTTCTTTCCAAGATCTGGCATGTAATCATATTACCCAAATCCAATGGTTTAAGATTAAAATCACTAGAGCAAGGTCAAGCTATCAGACAACTTACCTGAAGCTTTGTTCGCCCTTCATTGACAGAGACAACATTTTTGGCAATGTGCTGCATGATTGGCTTGAGGTGGTTCTCATTATAGGTAGAGTAATGCTCCTGCGTTGGAGTCTGCACAAGAAGCATAACCAATAGTAAAAAAATTGACCATATGTTGCTAGCACCAAATCAGTTTGAATGTAATCTATGATAATCTGAGTGGACACATCCCATAAACATCCCAATAATTGCCAGGAGCAGCTTACCCAGTTGAGCTCATCAAGCAGCAGCTGGGAGAGGCACAAGGCTGCAGCAGCAATCTCAGAAGGATGGTAGTGCACCATGTCATAGTCAAGGAGGGTCAGTTCCATGAGGTATTTGGCTAGTGTGTGCTTCTCAACATCAGCCTGAAAACACAACCACTGGTTAAGTCACTGCATGCAAGTAATAATGTAACCTTCTGGTAACCCGTCGGTTGTTGATTGCTTTTCCACCTCTAACAATTAAATAATTGCAGTTCATGTTGATAGGCAACTTTAAAAAACTACACCAGTAAAGGAAAAACTAGTAAAACATGCATGTCATTGAATAACCTACATTGCCAGCCTTCGAGGCTCTCCTGAGGAAGTGTAGGGGTAGAGGCCGTCCAAGCTCAAAGTTCAGACTCTGCAGAATCAGCTGTTCCATCTCCCGAATATGGGCCTTGGTGAATGCATTGTCTGTGATGTAAACGAAATCGCCAATCTCCGGGGAATACATCTCTTCATACTTGGATGCCAACAACATGGCAGTCACGCCAACCAGCTGGAGCTTCTTGCGGCCAATAGTTTGCACCTTGATAGAGAGGGGTTATAAAAAAGTGAACAAAGGGATATACAAttcaaaaaacttttttttttaacgagGCTTACCTGAAGAAAGCGATCTAGGATGGCCACAGTCAAATAAAGAGTCTCCTGCAGTAGCTGGAACCTGGAATGCACCTgaatcagccagtcaatcaggAGAGCGCGCATGCGTCCATTGATCTCATAGCCATTCATGTACTTGGGCCGGACAGACTGCTGGGTCTGTTGAGAGAGGAAGACATCAAGATAGACAGTGAGACCAGTACAAAATATTTAACGAGTCAGCACCATGTTAGCCTAGAGAGAAAGCACAAGTTACCTCAAGGCGCTGCAAATATCCATAGATATCCTTTATATATTCAGAGCACAGTTGTGGCATGTCTGAATCCCCTTCGTCAATGTCTTCTACAGCAAGTAGAGCTACTGAGAACGCCTGACACAATTCCTCTTCTTTCATGGACACGTTAGCAGACTCTCCAGGCTGAGGAACTTGAGGCACTGGGGAACGTTGAGGCCGAACAGCTGCTGGCTGGTCTTTTTGGTTCATAGATTGTTTGGTTGAAGCCTTAGCAGCAACAGTCTTCTGTAGAGAGTATAGAGGCATGTTTGAGAACGATCTGGGTGAGTAACTAGTGAAATCACAGACAATGGACCAAATATTACCGTGCAAGACAACATACCTTGGACAGCACCGCTTTGCTGGCATTAGGAAAGTTGGACAGCTCTCCAAACACAGCCCTTCTTACTCCAGCTACGTTTGCTTTTCCCATTAGTGCTGGGTTGTCTGCGTTCCTTAACTGTTTAAGACGAAATGACCGTCAAACCAACCATGTGAACACAAATTATAACTAATACGTTTCGCATCTCTTGCTAGCTAACACAGCAAAGAAATTGCCTACTAACGTCGTCAGTTAATGACAAAACGTTCAATTTAACCATGCCACATTACACTAGGTAACTTACCTAGCTAGATGTTCAGGCAGGTTAAATAACTCAATTTTTAGGCATTGTAGTTGCTTACCTACTAGATAACTTGGCTAGCTAAACAAAAAATAGCAAGCTGAAAGCAGACAACTACGCAAGCCGTATTACTTTAACAAGCGCAAGTAACGTTAGCTGTGAGtaacatgcacacaaacaaatTAGCTAGTCCATATTGTAAAAACTCACCGCAGCACGAACTTCTAATGACGACATCTTCACACTTTGTTAAAAACACGGCAGTTAGACAGCCAGCTATAATGTGCAAAACGCCGCTTTGAGTTCTGTTATTTGCTCGCTATCTCCACAGACACAAGGCCCAAGTAAACAACTCTCAACGAACAATTCCACAGTCATTCAAATACCGCTCTGTTGATTCTAATTGGATACCGCTTCATAGAATGCACCTCTTTCATTGGTTGCCAAAGAGAAACCACGAATGACGTCGCACAATCAGAACGGATCTAATTTCTTTTCCTCTTTTTTtccaacaacaaatcaatacagaaagtacacGGGGGAACACAAGTATACATAAATAAGATACAAAGGACAATTGGGcgagggggtacaatatcacattacacaaggaccttaagggacatacatacacttataattctaacagcttttttgttggtagagtatttaattgtcttaaaatatagTACCATTTTTTTTGTTGTAAGGTAAGACaatgtggtgttttgtttgtaaatgtatatttgtgaatatgaaatttggccaaaataataattaaatgaATTACATAAAATTGTTTCAACTTATATCTATCttaggtaaagaatccaagcagtacatctttccacaatagtgtaaaatcttcataaatgtatATATTGCTGATAAATCCACTTGGCCAAAATAACATATATTTTATGAATTGACCAAAATGCTAATCTTGGCTACTCTTGGCTAAACACTACACTTGGTTTTCACTGATTGATGAGTAGTAATAAGTAAGGGGAATATTCATAAAATCTACATAGAATGCATAAAATACGTTTTTTTATTCTTGCTGCAGGCTCTTTGGATACATGGATGGATACTTCAGTTAATCTTTACTTAATGATTCACCATAAGGACTACAGATTATAAACAGTTTATACGCAGGAGCTGAATAGGCATTTTTATTACTGCTATATcacatctacagtgccttcaaaaagcattcatacccattgacttactccacattttgttgtgttacagcctgaattccaaatggattaaatagagattttttttctcaccctATCATCtagagaaaacatgttttcatatttttttgctcGTTTTTTGTACATGAAATACATAaacatctaatttacataagtattcacaccctgtcAATACATGTTACAATCACCTTTGGGAGCCTTTAAGGCAGCAATTATGGAGTCAttctaggtaagtctctaagagctttgcacaactggattgtacaatatttgcccatattttttaaagaaattctTCAAactttgtcaaattggttgttgatcaatgATAGAAAACCATTTTtaaatcttgccatagattttcaagcagaattaagtcaaaactgtgACTTGGCCAATCAGGAACATGTACCGTCTAATTTGTAAGCAactgtgtttaaggttattgtcctgctgaaaggtgaattaatctcccagtgtctggtggaaagcagactgaacggggctttcctgtaggattttgccAGTGCTTAGCTTCATACCgattcttttttatcctgaaaaactccccattccttaacgattacaagcatacccatacccataacataattcagccaccactatgcttgaaaatgtggagtggtactcagtaatg
It encodes the following:
- the ccnb2 gene encoding G2/mitotic-specific cyclin-B2, producing MSSLEVRAALRNADNPALMGKANVAGVRRAVFGELSNFPNASKAVLSKKTVAAKASTKQSMNQKDQPAAVRPQRSPVPQVPQPGESANVSMKEEELCQAFSVALLAVEDIDEGDSDMPQLCSEYIKDIYGYLQRLETQQSVRPKYMNGYEINGRMRALLIDWLIQVHSRFQLLQETLYLTVAILDRFLQVQTIGRKKLQLVGVTAMLLASKYEEMYSPEIGDFVYITDNAFTKAHIREMEQLILQSLNFELGRPLPLHFLRRASKAGNADVEKHTLAKYLMELTLLDYDMVHYHPSEIAAAALCLSQLLLDELNWTPTQEHYSTYNENHLKPIMQHIAKNVVSVNEGRTKLQAVKNKYASSRLMRISLIPQLKSAVVNDMAAALLPEHKP